The Polynucleobacter necessarius genome has a window encoding:
- a CDS encoding class I SAM-dependent methyltransferase → MSFTDATQLWNERFDKEEFIFGKEPNEYLVEQVSQYLKPDSSVLCIADGEGRNGIWLAKQGMHVTGFDVSDIALAKANQFAKDNQVNIQYSLCDTDGFNWQTNSYDAIIAIFIQFADPEMRARIFKQVHQALKPGGIFILQGYTPKQLEYKTGGPSLIEHLYTEEMIRELSHEFEILDLQRYEKELSEGARHTGMSALLGMVAKKPI, encoded by the coding sequence ATGTCCTTTACCGATGCTACCCAGCTCTGGAATGAGCGCTTTGATAAAGAAGAGTTTATCTTTGGTAAAGAGCCAAATGAGTATCTTGTTGAGCAAGTATCTCAATATCTAAAACCAGATTCTTCCGTTCTCTGCATTGCTGATGGGGAAGGGCGTAATGGCATTTGGCTTGCTAAGCAGGGAATGCATGTCACCGGTTTTGATGTTTCTGATATTGCACTTGCCAAGGCCAATCAGTTTGCAAAAGACAACCAAGTTAATATTCAATATAGCCTCTGCGATACGGATGGATTTAATTGGCAGACTAATTCGTATGATGCAATCATTGCTATCTTTATTCAGTTTGCAGATCCAGAGATGCGAGCTAGAATCTTTAAGCAAGTTCATCAGGCTTTGAAACCGGGTGGTATTTTTATACTCCAGGGTTACACACCAAAGCAATTGGAATATAAAACAGGTGGCCCATCCTTAATCGAGCATCTTTATACAGAAGAGATGATTCGTGAGCTTAGTCACGAATTTGAAATCCTAGATCTTCAGCGTTACGAAAAGGAATTGTCTGAAGGTGCTAGACATACT
- a CDS encoding O-succinylhomoserine sulfhydrylase, with translation MKSKTTRKKPDFSKLALETLAARAGTRRTAEYQEHSEAMFLTSSFCFDSAELAADGFAHADQGFIYSRFTNPTVSMFQDRLAALEGGEACIATSSGMAAILTMAMSHLQAGDHVVCSRSVFGATIQLFSNILGRFDITTTYVDLSDTKAWQNAVQENTKLFYLETPSNPLTEIADIKAISKIAKKANALFAVDNCFCTPALQKPLSLGADVVIHSATKYLDGQGRVVGGAIVGSNDFIMGKVFPYVRTAGPTLSAFNAWVFLKGLETLKLRMKQQSQNALEIAQWLEKQPGVERVYHPGLKSHPQHALAKRQQKAGGAILSFTLKGGKRAAFKLINQTKLCSITANLGDTRTTITHPATTTHCRVSPEARKAAGITDGLVRIAVGLENVVDLKNDLVGGLKK, from the coding sequence ATGAAGAGTAAAACTACCCGCAAAAAACCTGACTTCTCAAAGCTTGCGCTTGAAACCCTGGCGGCTCGCGCTGGAACTCGACGTACCGCTGAATACCAAGAGCATTCAGAGGCGATGTTCCTCACTTCTAGCTTTTGTTTTGATAGCGCCGAGTTGGCTGCTGATGGTTTTGCCCATGCCGACCAGGGATTTATTTATTCTCGATTCACTAATCCGACAGTGAGTATGTTTCAGGATCGTCTTGCTGCCTTGGAGGGTGGCGAGGCCTGTATTGCGACATCTTCTGGAATGGCTGCTATTTTGACAATGGCTATGTCCCATCTGCAAGCGGGTGACCATGTAGTCTGTTCGCGCTCCGTATTTGGTGCAACCATCCAATTGTTTAGCAATATTTTGGGACGCTTTGACATCACAACCACTTATGTGGATTTGTCTGATACTAAGGCTTGGCAGAATGCCGTCCAAGAAAATACTAAGCTGTTTTATTTAGAAACCCCTTCTAATCCCTTGACTGAGATTGCAGACATTAAAGCAATTTCTAAGATAGCGAAGAAGGCGAACGCACTTTTTGCTGTAGATAACTGCTTCTGCACGCCTGCATTGCAAAAACCGCTCTCATTAGGCGCTGATGTAGTCATTCATTCAGCCACGAAATACTTGGACGGCCAAGGTAGGGTGGTTGGTGGCGCGATTGTGGGCAGCAATGATTTCATTATGGGTAAAGTATTTCCGTATGTAAGAACTGCTGGACCAACACTCTCAGCATTCAATGCTTGGGTGTTCTTGAAGGGTTTGGAAACCCTCAAATTGCGCATGAAGCAGCAGAGTCAAAATGCTTTAGAGATTGCGCAGTGGCTAGAAAAGCAGCCTGGAGTAGAGCGCGTTTACCATCCAGGCCTGAAGTCGCACCCTCAGCACGCTTTGGCTAAGCGCCAGCAAAAGGCGGGTGGCGCCATTCTATCTTTCACGCTTAAAGGTGGAAAGAGGGCTGCATTTAAATTGATTAATCAAACCAAGCTTTGCTCCATTACTGCAAACCTTGGTGATACTCGTACAACAATTACTCACCCTGCAACAACAACACATTGCCGCGTTAGTCCAGAAGCCCGTAAGGCGGCCGGCATCACTGATGGCCTTGTTCGAATTGCAGTTGGTCTTGAGAATGTGGTTGATTTAAAGAATGACCTCGTTGGCGGTCTGAAGAAGTAA
- the purF gene encoding amidophosphoribosyltransferase, which translates to MCGVVGTVSHSPVNQLIYDALLLLQHRGQDAAGMATMNGNSFTMHKANGLVRDVFRTRNMRSLIGNAGIGQVRYPTAGSASSEEEAQPFYVSAPYGIILAHNGNLTNAASLRVEMAYHDRRHINTSSDAEVLLNVLADELQKETNSAALDEGAMFNAITEVTKRVKGSYAVVSLIADYGLLAFRDPYGIRPLCIGRIDTPKGPEWMIASESVALDGLGFTFVRDVNPGEAIYIDLDGNFYSRQCVPDAVLTPCIFEYVYMARPDSTIDGVTVYNVRMRMGDYLAEKIRKETIPGEIDVVMPIPDSSRPAAMQVAKRLGVDYREGFFKNRYIGRTFIMPGQAVRKKSVRQKLNAMRIEFKDKTVLIVDDSIVRGTTSFEIVQMARESGAKKVIFASAAPPVRFPNVYGIDMPTRSELVAYGRTDEEINKMIGADQLIYQSVEDMKQAVKDINPNIQHFEASCFDGNYITGDINESYLDALEAARNTSEAKADRQRDSSDFARSQLHLHLATED; encoded by the coding sequence ATGTGCGGCGTTGTTGGAACAGTTTCCCACTCCCCAGTTAATCAGCTGATATATGACGCTTTGTTGCTCTTGCAACATCGCGGTCAAGATGCTGCCGGTATGGCAACGATGAATGGCAACTCATTCACGATGCATAAAGCGAACGGTCTAGTTCGAGATGTATTTAGAACTCGCAATATGCGTAGCTTGATCGGTAACGCTGGCATTGGCCAGGTACGTTATCCAACTGCAGGCTCAGCTAGTAGCGAAGAAGAGGCTCAACCTTTTTACGTGAGCGCTCCATATGGAATTATCTTGGCGCACAACGGTAATCTCACTAATGCTGCTAGCCTACGTGTAGAGATGGCTTACCATGATCGTCGCCATATCAACACTAGCTCTGATGCAGAAGTACTGCTAAATGTTTTGGCTGACGAGCTTCAAAAAGAAACCAATAGCGCGGCACTGGATGAGGGTGCGATGTTTAATGCGATTACTGAGGTAACTAAGCGCGTTAAGGGTTCTTATGCGGTTGTTTCTTTGATTGCTGATTATGGTTTATTAGCGTTTCGCGACCCATATGGTATTCGCCCATTATGTATCGGTCGCATTGATACGCCCAAGGGGCCAGAGTGGATGATTGCCTCTGAGTCTGTTGCGCTTGATGGTCTTGGCTTTACTTTTGTGCGTGACGTTAATCCAGGTGAAGCAATCTATATCGATTTAGATGGTAATTTCTATTCACGTCAATGTGTTCCTGATGCTGTTCTAACGCCTTGTATTTTTGAATACGTTTATATGGCTCGTCCAGACTCGACGATTGATGGTGTTACTGTTTACAACGTTCGTATGCGTATGGGTGACTACCTTGCTGAGAAGATTCGTAAAGAAACTATCCCTGGTGAGATCGATGTTGTAATGCCAATTCCAGACTCTAGTCGTCCAGCGGCAATGCAGGTTGCCAAACGTCTAGGCGTTGATTACCGCGAAGGATTCTTTAAGAATCGTTATATCGGCCGCACCTTCATCATGCCTGGCCAGGCAGTTCGAAAGAAGTCTGTACGTCAAAAGCTCAATGCAATGCGCATTGAATTCAAAGATAAGACGGTATTGATCGTGGATGATTCCATTGTTCGCGGCACGACTTCGTTTGAGATTGTGCAGATGGCGCGTGAGTCTGGTGCAAAGAAAGTCATTTTTGCTTCTGCTGCACCTCCTGTACGATTCCCCAATGTCTATGGTATTGATATGCCAACCCGTAGTGAACTTGTGGCTTATGGTCGTACCGACGAAGAGATCAACAAGATGATTGGCGCGGATCAACTGATTTACCAAAGTGTTGAAGATATGAAGCAGGCTGTAAAGGATATCAATCCCAATATTCAGCACTTTGAAGCCTCTTGTTTTGATGGCAACTATATTACTGGTGACATCAATGAGTCCTACCTAGATGCACTAGAGGCAGCTCGTAATACTTCCGAGGCTAAGGCTGATCGTCAACGTGACTCTAGTGACTTTGCCCGCTCACAGCTTCATCTGCATTTGGCTACCGAAGACTAA
- a CDS encoding CvpA family protein, translating to MEFLSTLKLTMVDYFTLVVLLVSALVGISRGLFKEVLALASWFVAAWVAYHYTNYLSVEWLSTFHMDELLSLGVSFLILFIFTLIVCGLIGNVIQKIILSAGLSMADRFLGLVFGLARGGLVVVVMATLAALTPIPQSAAWQKAITRPAIDMATGLIKSWLPADWAKQLGDSIPKITPTVTPSLTIGI from the coding sequence ATGGAATTTTTATCCACTCTAAAATTAACTATGGTGGATTACTTCACCCTGGTAGTGCTGTTGGTTTCTGCTTTGGTAGGAATTTCTCGGGGCTTATTTAAGGAAGTCTTAGCGCTTGCATCCTGGTTTGTTGCAGCTTGGGTTGCTTATCACTACACCAATTATCTTTCTGTTGAATGGTTATCTACCTTTCATATGGATGAGTTGTTGAGTTTGGGTGTCAGCTTTCTGATTTTATTTATCTTTACTTTGATTGTTTGTGGATTGATCGGCAACGTCATTCAAAAAATTATCTTGTCTGCTGGCTTGAGTATGGCTGATCGCTTTTTGGGTTTGGTTTTTGGTCTAGCCCGTGGTGGCTTGGTCGTCGTTGTGATGGCTACATTGGCAGCACTTACACCAATACCGCAAAGCGCAGCTTGGCAAAAGGCTATTACACGCCCAGCAATCGATATGGCAACTGGCTTAATTAAGTCTTGGTTGCCTGCGGATTGGGCAAAGCAATTAGGCGATTCAATACCTAAAATTACTCCTACCGTAACACCTTCATTAACCATAGGGATCTAG
- a CDS encoding SPOR domain-containing protein produces MIRLPKLFKRNPETEDLNQGSVRGRRTVNKLAPRSFQRAQESEELALTEDPEQQRARHRLIGAAVLVLIAVVSLPHILDNKPKSVNNDIAVNIVTSLPAPNAAMPTNEEKTKPVASIPAPIVGKEVSQPKELVVAPTPDVKPETKPNIATPKVASTIGLAAGEEVVAIPNATPKSKAEEPPKKVGSVKYIIQIGAFASEERAKGWINKMKDQKIPNYVSNKNGADGVKLYVLRAGPFTDKDAAEAAEKKVKAMGLSPRLVEVGNP; encoded by the coding sequence ATGATTCGTTTACCGAAGCTTTTTAAGCGAAACCCTGAGACTGAAGACCTTAATCAAGGTTCGGTAAGGGGTCGTCGCACCGTCAATAAGTTAGCCCCTCGTAGTTTTCAGCGTGCTCAAGAGAGTGAAGAGCTTGCGCTTACCGAAGACCCAGAGCAACAGCGTGCCCGCCATCGCTTAATTGGTGCCGCAGTTTTGGTATTAATTGCAGTTGTTAGCCTACCCCACATCTTGGATAACAAGCCTAAGTCTGTGAACAACGATATTGCTGTAAATATTGTGACTAGTCTTCCTGCTCCCAATGCTGCTATGCCTACAAATGAAGAAAAGACTAAGCCAGTTGCTTCCATTCCGGCTCCAATTGTAGGAAAAGAAGTTTCTCAGCCCAAAGAGCTTGTTGTAGCGCCAACACCGGATGTCAAACCCGAAACCAAGCCCAATATTGCAACACCTAAAGTTGCTTCAACGATAGGTCTAGCTGCTGGTGAAGAGGTGGTTGCTATCCCAAATGCGACTCCTAAATCTAAAGCTGAAGAGCCCCCTAAAAAGGTGGGCTCCGTCAAGTACATTATTCAGATTGGTGCCTTTGCTTCCGAAGAGCGTGCAAAAGGCTGGATCAACAAGATGAAGGATCAAAAGATTCCGAATTATGTAAGCAATAAAAACGGTGCTGATGGTGTCAAGCTGTACGTTTTGAGGGCGGGACCATTTACCGACAAGGATGCGGCTGAAGCTGCAGAGAAAAAAGTAAAAGCCATGGGTTTATCTCCAAGGCTGGTTGAGGTTGGGAACCCTTAA
- the folC gene encoding bifunctional tetrahydrofolate synthase/dihydrofolate synthase yields the protein MSHLETAHPVGIDMGLDRINRVKEALGLHFDCPVITVAGTNGKGSTCAYLESILLASGYRVGCHMSPHLLVFNERARVNGEEVKDDLLLEHFAAVEHARVSLVDAPTLTYFEFTTLAIMHLFSKSNLDAVVLEVGMGGRLDAVNIVDADCAIVTSIDIDHADFLGGTREAIGREKAGIFRAGAIAVCGDPVPPQSLIDYAEVLSCDLWLHGRDYNFQGDKQQWGWAGRQKRFSGLGYPALRGANQILNASAVIAALMALHQRLPVSAQDIRNGFALVELPGRFQVLPGQPTIVLDVAHNPHAAATLGQGLDKMGYHPYTYAIFGAMADKDLAGVIKPLLNSVDFWFCTDLPTPRAAKASALSDKLVELGVAVKNGEDGDIECFPDPAAAYQKALSKAGEGDRIVIFGSFYTVAGVLAYRNNQAH from the coding sequence TTGAGCCATCTTGAAACAGCCCACCCGGTCGGTATCGACATGGGTCTTGATCGCATCAATCGAGTTAAAGAAGCTCTAGGCCTTCATTTTGATTGCCCCGTTATCACTGTTGCCGGGACTAATGGCAAGGGTTCAACCTGCGCCTACCTTGAAAGCATTTTGCTGGCCTCTGGTTATAGAGTGGGTTGCCACATGTCTCCTCATTTACTGGTTTTTAATGAGCGTGCTCGGGTCAACGGTGAGGAAGTTAAAGACGATCTCTTGCTCGAGCATTTTGCTGCCGTAGAGCATGCACGAGTTAGCTTGGTGGATGCGCCAACGCTAACGTATTTTGAATTCACCACTTTGGCAATCATGCATTTATTTTCCAAGTCGAATCTAGATGCTGTGGTTCTAGAGGTTGGCATGGGCGGTCGTTTAGATGCCGTGAATATCGTGGATGCAGATTGCGCGATCGTCACGAGCATTGATATTGATCACGCTGATTTTTTAGGTGGTACACGTGAAGCGATTGGCCGTGAAAAAGCGGGTATCTTCCGAGCTGGCGCTATTGCAGTTTGTGGTGACCCGGTGCCACCACAGTCTCTGATTGACTACGCTGAAGTACTGAGTTGTGACTTATGGCTTCATGGCCGTGATTACAACTTTCAGGGTGATAAGCAGCAGTGGGGTTGGGCAGGGCGTCAAAAACGCTTTAGCGGTCTCGGCTATCCTGCTTTGCGAGGTGCTAATCAAATTCTTAATGCCTCTGCTGTGATCGCCGCCTTGATGGCCCTTCATCAACGTCTCCCAGTCAGCGCACAAGATATTCGTAATGGGTTTGCATTGGTGGAGTTGCCTGGCCGCTTTCAAGTTCTTCCAGGTCAGCCAACTATCGTTTTAGATGTCGCCCATAATCCCCATGCGGCTGCAACCTTAGGGCAGGGCCTAGATAAAATGGGTTATCATCCCTATACCTACGCTATTTTTGGCGCAATGGCCGATAAAGATTTAGCAGGCGTTATTAAGCCTTTATTGAACAGTGTTGACTTCTGGTTCTGCACTGATTTGCCAACTCCTCGTGCCGCTAAAGCTTCTGCCTTATCTGACAAGCTAGTGGAGCTGGGTGTAGCAGTTAAAAATGGGGAGGATGGCGATATTGAGTGCTTTCCAGATCCTGCTGCAGCGTATCAAAAAGCGCTTTCTAAGGCAGGTGAGGGTGATAGAATTGTCATCTTCGGATCCTTCTATACCGTTGCCGGCGTATTGGCATATCGAAATAACCAGGCGCATTGA
- the accD gene encoding acetyl-CoA carboxylase, carboxyltransferase subunit beta: MSWIDKLLPPQIQHTDPANRKSVPEGLWVKCPSCETVLYSTDIEANLSVCPKCSHHMRIGARLRLDSLLDEKGRYEIGADIYPTDPLKFKDSKKYPDRIKEANDASGESEALIVLGGKIESIPVVAACFEFQYMGGSMGSVVGERFARGVQEAIAKKCAFICITATGGARMQESLLSLFQMAKTNSMLTLLSKKSLPYISVLTDPTMGGISASFAFMGDVVMAEPKALIGFAGPRVIEQTVREKLPEGFQRSEFLMQKGGIDMIVDRRQMRGEIARLLALLQQLPEPAIAGSAAV, from the coding sequence ATGAGCTGGATCGATAAATTACTACCTCCACAAATCCAACATACGGATCCTGCGAATCGCAAATCCGTACCAGAGGGTCTATGGGTTAAGTGCCCCAGTTGTGAAACCGTCCTTTACAGCACTGATATTGAAGCTAATTTATCGGTTTGTCCCAAATGCAGTCACCATATGCGTATCGGTGCACGTTTGCGTTTGGATAGCCTGTTGGATGAAAAGGGTCGCTACGAGATTGGTGCCGACATCTATCCAACTGACCCGCTGAAATTTAAAGATTCCAAGAAATACCCAGACCGTATTAAGGAGGCCAATGATGCCTCTGGTGAGTCTGAAGCCTTAATCGTGCTTGGTGGCAAGATTGAAAGTATCCCTGTAGTGGCTGCTTGCTTTGAGTTCCAATACATGGGCGGCTCTATGGGTTCGGTTGTTGGTGAGCGTTTTGCTCGAGGCGTTCAAGAGGCTATTGCTAAGAAGTGTGCATTTATCTGTATTACGGCAACAGGTGGCGCGCGTATGCAAGAAAGCTTGCTGTCTCTTTTCCAGATGGCTAAAACAAACTCCATGCTGACTTTGTTGTCCAAAAAAAGTTTGCCGTATATCAGCGTCTTAACCGATCCGACTATGGGTGGAATTTCTGCCAGCTTTGCTTTTATGGGTGATGTAGTGATGGCTGAACCGAAAGCATTGATTGGCTTTGCTGGTCCGCGTGTTATTGAGCAAACTGTACGTGAAAAATTACCAGAAGGCTTTCAGCGTTCTGAGTTCTTAATGCAAAAGGGCGGTATTGACATGATTGTGGATCGTCGCCAAATGCGCGGTGAAATCGCTCGTCTCTTGGCGTTGCTCCAGCAGCTTCCTGAGCCTGCGATTGCGGGTAGCGCAGCTGTATAA
- the trpA gene encoding tryptophan synthase subunit alpha, whose protein sequence is MSKITALFNELKATGKKGLIPFITAGDPDPKITVELMHALVRGGANVIELGVPFSDPMADGPVIQRSSERALTQGVTLHGCLEMVKEFRKLDTNTPVVLMGYANPVEQMGAERFATEAKAAGVDGVLVVDYPPEECEDFAARMKIAGVDPIFLLAPTSSPERIKDAAKIASGYTYYVSMRGVTGASHLNTQDVASIIPKIREATPIPIVVGFGINDAESARTVSKTADAVVIGSRIIRLLEDSAPGQAVQSLENFIREIRVALDS, encoded by the coding sequence ATGTCAAAAATTACTGCACTGTTTAATGAACTAAAGGCTACTGGAAAAAAAGGGTTAATTCCTTTTATTACTGCTGGTGACCCTGATCCAAAAATCACTGTTGAGTTAATGCACGCATTAGTTCGTGGTGGCGCCAATGTCATTGAGCTCGGCGTGCCTTTTTCTGATCCAATGGCAGATGGTCCGGTGATTCAACGTTCGTCTGAAAGAGCGCTCACTCAGGGTGTGACTTTGCATGGCTGCTTGGAGATGGTTAAGGAGTTTCGCAAGCTTGATACCAATACCCCCGTAGTCTTGATGGGATATGCCAACCCTGTCGAGCAGATGGGCGCAGAACGCTTTGCAACAGAGGCCAAAGCTGCTGGTGTTGATGGTGTTCTTGTCGTGGATTACCCGCCGGAAGAGTGTGAGGACTTTGCTGCTCGGATGAAAATTGCCGGTGTTGACCCAATTTTCCTATTAGCGCCCACTTCATCACCAGAACGCATAAAAGACGCAGCCAAAATAGCTTCTGGTTATACCTATTACGTCTCTATGCGGGGTGTAACTGGTGCTTCTCACTTAAATACCCAGGATGTGGCCAGCATCATCCCTAAAATCCGTGAAGCCACCCCTATCCCGATTGTAGTTGGTTTTGGCATTAATGATGCTGAAAGTGCCCGTACCGTATCAAAAACAGCGGATGCGGTGGTAATTGGCAGTCGAATCATTCGTCTTTTGGAGGATTCTGCCCCTGGCCAGGCGGTACAATCACTTGAAAACTTCATACGTGAAATTCGCGTCGCTTTAGATAGTTAA
- the trpB gene encoding tryptophan synthase subunit beta — translation MYDKPDARGHFGPYGGVFVSETLMFALDELKAAYAKYQHDPEFLEGFHYELKHFVGRPSPVYHAKRWSEMLGGAQIYLKREDLNHTGAHKINNVIGQAMLAKRMGKPRIIAETGAGQHGVATATICARFGLDCTVYQGSVDVARQAQNVFRMKLLGAKVVPVESGTKTLKDALNEAMRDWVTNVEDTFYIIGTVAGPHPYPMMVRDFQSVIGEECKVQMPEMTGRQPDYVMACVGGGSNAMGIFYPYIDYPEVKLVGVEAAGHGLNSGLHSAALCVGKPGVLHGNRTYLLQDENGQISETHSVSAGMDYPGVGPEHAWLKDSGRADYVAVTDEEALKAFHDCCRIEGIIPALESSHAIAYACKLAPTLSKDKTILVNLSGRGDKDMHTVAQATGSEG, via the coding sequence ATGTACGATAAGCCAGATGCACGAGGACATTTCGGTCCTTACGGTGGCGTATTTGTTTCTGAAACACTCATGTTCGCTTTAGATGAGCTTAAAGCGGCTTACGCAAAATACCAACACGATCCTGAATTTTTAGAGGGGTTCCATTACGAACTCAAACATTTTGTAGGTCGCCCGTCACCTGTGTATCACGCCAAGCGTTGGAGTGAAATGTTGGGTGGTGCGCAGATCTATCTGAAGCGCGAAGATTTAAATCACACTGGCGCTCACAAAATTAATAATGTGATTGGCCAAGCTATGCTAGCAAAGCGCATGGGTAAGCCACGCATCATTGCTGAGACAGGAGCAGGGCAGCATGGTGTTGCTACAGCAACAATCTGCGCTCGCTTTGGGTTGGATTGCACTGTCTATCAAGGTTCTGTTGACGTTGCACGTCAAGCACAAAACGTATTTCGTATGAAATTACTTGGTGCAAAAGTAGTTCCTGTTGAATCGGGAACGAAGACTCTCAAAGATGCGCTGAATGAGGCAATGCGTGATTGGGTTACCAACGTAGAAGATACTTTCTACATCATCGGTACTGTTGCAGGCCCCCATCCATATCCAATGATGGTCCGAGATTTTCAGAGTGTCATTGGGGAAGAGTGCAAAGTACAAATGCCAGAGATGACTGGCCGTCAGCCTGACTATGTCATGGCATGCGTTGGTGGTGGTTCTAATGCAATGGGTATTTTCTATCCCTATATCGACTACCCAGAGGTGAAATTGGTTGGTGTTGAAGCTGCAGGCCACGGTTTAAATAGCGGCCTTCACTCCGCGGCACTTTGTGTTGGTAAGCCGGGCGTATTGCACGGTAACCGTACCTATCTATTGCAAGATGAGAATGGTCAGATTTCTGAAACACATTCCGTTTCAGCGGGTATGGATTATCCCGGTGTTGGGCCTGAGCATGCCTGGTTAAAAGATTCGGGCCGTGCTGACTATGTTGCAGTCACGGATGAAGAAGCCTTGAAAGCATTTCATGATTGCTGTCGTATCGAGGGCATCATTCCGGCTTTAGAGTCTTCGCACGCAATTGCCTATGCTTGCAAATTGGCGCCAACACTTTCTAAAGATAAAACAATCTTGGTAAATCTTTCTGGTCGCGGCGATAAGGATATGCATACCGTTGCTCAAGCTACTGGCTCCGAAGGTTAA
- a CDS encoding phosphoribosylanthranilate isomerase has product MGLLTNSHGRTRVKICGLMTPSDVDAAVAAGVDAVGFVFYPPSPRAVTPNIAAALISRLPAGVDAVGLVVNASDAEFEAIRAAASITLWQFHGDESPAQCQRLAAGQPWMKAARVGAGFAFDDFSLQYRQANAFLLDALVEGYGGGGVPFDWSGIPQAWISANAPQVVLSGGLNVHNVGEAIARLHPCAVDVSSGVEISKGVKDHALMRQFIEAVRAADASTSP; this is encoded by the coding sequence ATGGGCTTACTTACTAACTCTCACGGGCGTACTAGGGTCAAAATCTGCGGTCTTATGACACCTTCAGATGTGGATGCTGCGGTAGCTGCTGGCGTAGATGCGGTTGGCTTTGTTTTCTATCCGCCAAGTCCCAGGGCGGTTACTCCTAATATTGCTGCTGCATTGATTTCCAGGCTTCCGGCTGGGGTTGATGCCGTGGGCTTGGTCGTTAACGCCTCAGATGCTGAATTTGAGGCTATCCGGGCAGCCGCTTCGATCACTTTATGGCAGTTTCATGGGGATGAGTCTCCGGCCCAATGCCAGCGCCTTGCGGCAGGTCAACCCTGGATGAAGGCGGCTCGCGTTGGAGCAGGCTTCGCCTTTGATGATTTTTCCCTACAATATAGGCAAGCAAATGCCTTTTTGCTCGATGCTCTCGTTGAGGGTTATGGAGGAGGGGGCGTTCCTTTTGATTGGTCAGGAATTCCACAAGCATGGATAAGCGCAAACGCGCCTCAGGTCGTTTTGAGTGGTGGGTTGAACGTTCACAACGTGGGCGAAGCTATTGCTCGTCTTCATCCTTGCGCGGTTGACGTCTCTAGTGGCGTAGAAATCAGCAAGGGTGTAAAAGATCACGCCTTGATGAGGCAGTTTATCGAGGCAGTGCGAGCGGCAGACGCAAGCACATCACCTTAA
- a CDS encoding SPFH domain-containing protein encodes MTSDLLKSKVRVVYQYEIDVRTLPMLHKYIGPDYLNKVVEPQVISIIRGRIGSFASDKAFTSEIQKVVREIAITSDRILVDNISPPGLESVKLIRVSDVEIVSISFPREVEEAIERKMVELAKADGDKHILQAAKQEALRKEIEAEGIRKFQDIVRPGLSDNYLRWRGVEATQSLATSNNSKIIIFGSGPTGLPLVLGDMDKSSVTAKPKGN; translated from the coding sequence TTGACTTCTGACTTGCTCAAGTCAAAGGTAAGGGTTGTTTACCAGTATGAGATTGATGTGCGTACCTTGCCAATGCTGCACAAATATATCGGACCTGATTATCTTAATAAGGTCGTTGAACCTCAGGTGATTTCAATTATCCGCGGAAGAATTGGTAGCTTTGCATCTGATAAGGCATTTACATCCGAGATTCAAAAAGTTGTCCGAGAAATTGCTATCACCTCAGACAGAATCTTGGTTGACAATATTAGCCCGCCGGGCTTGGAAAGCGTCAAATTAATCCGCGTGAGTGATGTTGAGATAGTCAGCATTAGCTTCCCTAGGGAGGTTGAGGAGGCTATCGAGCGGAAGATGGTAGAGCTCGCTAAGGCTGATGGCGATAAGCACATCCTGCAGGCTGCCAAACAAGAGGCTCTTCGTAAAGAGATCGAGGCTGAGGGTATACGAAAATTCCAAGATATTGTCCGCCCGGGCTTATCAGATAACTATTTGCGTTGGCGCGGTGTTGAGGCTACTCAGAGTCTTGCAACTTCCAATAACTCAAAAATTATTATTTTTGGATCGGGTCCAACCGGATTGCCGCTAGTTTTGGGTGATATGGACAAATCGTCAGTTACGGCTAAACCTAAAGGTAATTAA
- a CDS encoding ATP-binding cassette domain-containing protein has protein sequence MQLSTGQRKRIALLVAMLENRDIIILDEWAADQDPQFRKHFYKQLLPRLKQMGKTVIAITHDDYYFNTADYVLSFRDGKLFEDAGE, from the coding sequence ATCCAGCTCTCTACGGGTCAAAGGAAGCGTATTGCCCTTCTTGTGGCCATGCTTGAGAACAGGGATATCATCATCCTAGATGAGTGGGCTGCAGATCAAGATCCTCAGTTCAGAAAACATTTTTATAAACAGTTGCTGCCTAGGTTAAAGCAGATGGGCAAGACTGTGATAGCAATCACACATGATGATTATTATTTTAATACTGCTGATTACGTATTATCTTTTAGAGATGGCAAATTGTTCGAGGATGCAGGTGAGTAA